In Fodinibius saliphilus, the sequence TTTTTTCAAAAGGTCTTGAGCAGGCCACGATGGATGAGATTGCTGAAGAGGCTGAACTCAGCAAGGGTACATTATATCTTTATTTTAAAAATAAAACCGAGTTGTACCTGGCCATTACAAAGCGGGGTTCAACTATTTTAAATAATCAGTTTTCCAAAATATTTGCCACTTCCCATAAACATTCCGGCATTGAACTGATTCGTATGATTGGCCAGTTGTACTTGGATTTTGTACGTGAGCATTCCAACTATTTTAAGGCTTTTATCTATTATGAGTCGCTTAGCAACGTAGAGGAGCTGGAAGAAAGTGAGTTTGCGCAGACTTGTGAGGAGCATCGCGAAGAAGCATTGAATTATATGATTCGTGCTTTACAGATCGGAATGCAAGATGGTACTATTGATGACAAATATGATCCCAAAGAATTAGCCCTGGTCATTTGGGCTAGTACTCGGGGAATAACAACAGTTACTCATATGCGCTCCATTGGACACCATCTTGAAATGATAGATGAGATGGAGATATCAATCGATTCGTTGTTTGAAAACTTCCTTGATCTTGTAGGTACTGGTATTGCCACAGAAGAGGCACGAAAAAAAGGACTGACTGATAGTCATAAAATTGAAACATTAGAGGATTGAGTGCGTATTGTTGCTCTCATAATTCCAAAAATATTTATCAACTCTTAATTTTATAAAT encodes:
- a CDS encoding TetR/AcrR family transcriptional regulator — protein: MGTEDRKKREKEQRRNQIIDAAETIIFSKGLEQATMDEIAEEAELSKGTLYLYFKNKTELYLAITKRGSTILNNQFSKIFATSHKHSGIELIRMIGQLYLDFVREHSNYFKAFIYYESLSNVEELEESEFAQTCEEHREEALNYMIRALQIGMQDGTIDDKYDPKELALVIWASTRGITTVTHMRSIGHHLEMIDEMEISIDSLFENFLDLVGTGIATEEARKKGLTDSHKIETLED